TATGCTGACATAAAGTGACTACTTTTGAACaatagaaattgatgaaatttttaacagaataaccAGTTTGCTCTTTAgactaatttactaattttttaagtATAGATGATAAAATATAGTCTGACTCCTAATACAATAACTTCTTTAATATTCTTACCCAATATAAACACTTTTTTATATGTAAGTATATAGATATCAAATATTTGTTAAAGTTTTTTAAAGTCACATTTTCCTCATTTTACCACATTTTCTCAAACACTTCTTTTTATGGATACAAACTTCCTTTGAAGGAAGACAGCAATAAGCCTGCGTTGAGATGAAACCGTCATATGAAGTAAGGCACACCAATAACCCCACCACCATACATAAATATAACTCAAATAACGCAGGGTAAACGTGATACGATAAGAAGGTCTCTAGAATTGTAGTTATTTTAGTAGTATTGGATGTAattgtaattttgtttttatttgttggaataatttgaaaaaaatatggcaaaaagaaattatttataaataattgaacTTCGTCAATCAAAACATAGTTTTTCCacaattttacttaattaaacataaaaagaaaaaatatatatgcatttatCTTCACGCCACCATCTCTCACCGCCTTAATGGTATCTATGCTGACCTTTTCAAATTTGAGAGATACTTTATAACATATTATTATGGGTGAATTTACCTCACAAGTTCCTCTATTATATGGATTTAATCAAATTAGTCCTGTACTATTAAAAATATTCGAATCATGCCAATTTGGTAGAGTTAGCATTTATTATTCAAAGAATTTCAATTATTGTTTGAcggagttaatatttttaaagttttatggttttgtaaatgaaaatgaaaatttttgtttggaattgaactgcaattgaaaaaaataacaatttttttatagtaaatgttAATTCTATTGGAATTTGGacatatttgattctttttaatggtATAAAgtttaaattgatccatttaataagaaatggactaatttgatctaGTCTCTATAATAAAGGAAACTTTCAATATTTTAACCCAATATTAAGTATTTAAGATCACCAatcaataaataaagaaatagagTCAAATTTGGCATTCAACGttatcttttatcaatttgacctttgttttttttttctttaaatttaatttgatctttaacttttttaaaagagtaaaatttgaTCATCAACGTTCCAGAAAGAGTCGAATTATTGTTTTTCAAACAAAAATACGAACTAAAAAGTTAAATGTTTAAACATTACAGTCCACATGACAATCCACCTATACtccaatctattttttaaattttgaatttcttttgtttttaaaatatttttataatttttaaattatttattaatatagcatataagataaataatatgCAACGcactttaatcaatatttttatttaaaaaatcaatttaaaataaaaaataaaaattaaattaacaaaagatATATAAAGGTTTAACAAGAAACCGAAAATAAATACAAagatatgatgaaattgagaGGAGAAAGGAATGAGATGTGTGAGTGGCAAGGAAAAGGAAAATACAGCCCGTTTAACACTTTTGTCGCCGTGATAGTTGTTTGCAACTGCGTTTCTTTCACTATACCTTTCGACTTTTTCCTATTTGTTGCAGTCCAAAAGTGAGGGCGATGGTTGAAGACTCAACGTGGCGTTCTTACAAGGCATTTTAGACATTGACCAGGAACCAAACATGGTTTGAAGATGTAGACATTGACCCAAATGTGGTGAATCTTAAGTTACTGAGTTTCTTTGTGTGTGGGAAAGTTTTCTTTGAAAAACAGCAGACCCAAGCAGACTACTATCACTTTTCTTTGAAATAATCAACTTAGCGACTTTTCTTAAATAcactttctatttctttcttttttatttttcatattactAAATATACTTAAATTAATTCCTTTTTATGATAGCAATTAACAACTTAACAAGAAACTGgccacaagaaaaaaaattactcataaaattatgataattatCTTATATATTTCTGTGAATTTCTacaaatatgataaatatattatttaaatattaaacaagacaatttaatatatatatatatgaaatgttacATAAATGATGTGTGTTTTATTAGTATTACTTAAAGACACGTGACAATATAGACTATTAAACTTGTATCACAAGGCTAGCATAGTTAAATAACTAGTTTATTATCTCGTGCAATATATGAGTTCGGtattatgtattaattaaaatatattatatttattttttgaaaactgttgtaaaatttgtaaaattatataattctttacttttatatttaagaagtagaaataatataaatatatcacATATAGACCATTTTCTTTTAGTTAAAACGTTGCATTTAATAAGATTAAAAGAAATTCACACATTAATTAAGGCGGATTATGTTCTTGCTTTGAATCATTAgtgtaattttttgaatttttgttttaaGCTGTATTTTTTCTACCAAAAAGAAATTCACACATTAAATGTTGATGTCATATAAATATAGTTTTATTTGTCaagcattaaaaatatttaaatttaaaagaattgcttaccgtttttaatatattttaatttaaataaaatactagaAAATTATGTCAAAcgaaatttaatattattattaccaaaatatgaaaatataataataatccaATGTGCCATATAATCATGAATAGTTCAATACACCAAACCTTATTGAAAACAAACCTAAACTCGAAGTTCCCTAATTAACGCCTTAAAACCCCCAATAATCCCATATTTAAAGCCGATCAAAATTACCACCCTTGCAACACTAACAAAATTCTCTTCCCTTAAACCCATATTTCCGGGGCCAAAAATCCACAAGCAACCACTATGGGAGCCGCCACCGACGCCCCCACAACCTCCGCATCATCCACCACCACCCTCTCCCCTTCCATTATCAAAAAAATCCTCCTCTCTTACACATATGTAGCCATATGGATCTTCCTTTCTTTCACCGTCATAGTTTACAACAAATACATCCTCGATCAAAAGCTTTACAATTGGCCATACCCCATCTCTCTAACTCTCATCCATATGGGCTTTTGTTCCTCCATAGCTGCTCTCCTTGTCCGTGTCTTCCATGTTGTCGACCTCCCTACTTCCATGTCACCCCGTCTTTACCTCTCCTCTGTTGTTCCCATCGGAGCCCTTTATTCACTTTCCCTTTGGCTGTCCAACTCGGCCTATATCTATCTCTCTGTTTCCTTCATCCAAATGCTCAAAGCCCTTATGCCGGTTGCTGTTTACTCCATTGGTGTTCTCTTTCGTAAAGATTCTTTTAAATCTTCAACCATGGGTAACATGCTCGCTATTTCATTTGGGGTTGCCATTGCCGCTTACGGAGAAGCCAAATTCGATACTTGGGGTGTTTTGTTACAGCTTGGAGCTGTTGCCTTTGAAGCTACGAGGTTGGTTTTAATCCAAATCCTTCTTACTTCAAAAGGAATCAGCCTTAACCCGATTACTTCACTTTATTACGTTGCTCCTTGTTGTTTCGTTTTCTTGCTTATTCCCTGGATTACAGTGGAACTGCCTATACTTAAAGAAAACTCAACTTTCCATTTCGATTACTTCATCTTTGGGACCAACTCTTTTTGCGCTTTCGCTTTGAACCTGGCGGTGTTTTTGTTGGTCGGGAAGACCTCGGCGCTGACGATGAATGTTGCGGGTGTCGTCAAAGACTGGTTGCTTATAGCTTTTTCGTGGTCGGTGATTAAAGATACGGTGACTCCAGTTAATTTGTTTGGTTATGGGCTAGCGTTTTGGGGGGTTGCTTATTATAATCATTCAAAGTTGAAAGCGCTTAGAGAGAAGGAAGCAGCAGAGAGGAAAGATGAAGAGGGTGATGATGAAGAAAGTGGCAGATTGTTGGATCAAAGAGAAGGGGATGTGACTACGAGAAGAAATGAATCAGAGGGATAATTTTGATTTGCTATACATCCTCTTTTTTAAACCTTTAGATAATGATACGATTAAACTAGAAAGAGATTATAGAGGTATTTTAGTTTCTCTTCTCTGCTTGCTCTGTTTATGGTTATTATTGTGAATGGCGCCGACTGCCATCACATGTTGTAGATCATAATTTAGATAAAAACGAATTATACTAGTATCTCACCAATTTTACTTATTGTCGTGGATCTATAGACTTTATTTCCATTTATTGGATTGAATAAACTATGTTCAGCGCCAGGCTTCTATTTTGTGCTCAAATGTTATTTTCAGATCAATAACATATCACTTTCAAATTCTTGGCGAAAATATTGCTGGAAAATTGTTGATTGCTGGTTTACTTGTGCAAAACAAGGCATTAACAAACAGCACTTATCGTCAGCAGAGTTGCCATTAACAATGGTTTCCACATCTGTAGGTTAGATTTTGGTTTCCCTGGCTTGAACCAAACACCACAAACAAGATACAGTACAAAGTTTATCTAAACTACTGACAAAGAGATCAAGCGACAGTGTTGTGAGGAAGAGAACAGAGCACATGGTTTTCATTCCTTTGGGAAGCTGATGGTGGAGCAGAGGCACCAGAAGCATTACAAGTTTCTGGGGGACCGTGAGAGCATTTTGTTTCAATACAACTTTGAATGTCATACTGACCATAGCCCATGACTTTGATCAATAGTAGGGCAATAACAGTTACTGGTGGGGGGTTGCTGGACCAATGCCATTATCATTCTAGCACTGACCCAGGAGATGTTTTCTGCTCAAATCTTTAAATGGTTTTAAGGTTTGAAATTTTGGCATATTAACAGCTTGGTCATATTCACATGATGAAGTGAACGTTCTCATAATAACAGCTTGGTCATATTTATGTAACCCTTATCTATCTCTCTTCCATAAACATTTAGACCAACCCCAATTTGATAGTAATGCCCAAGGCATCACTTTGCCAAATAATCAATCAAATTGCATCGCTATGTGCATTCTTATcgttttcttttacatttttttgttgAGCTCGTGGAGTAATTCCAATGGCTCAAACAGTTTCAGCAAATTCTGCCGGTTAGTTTAGTTTCGAGGTATTTTCTCCTCTCATGGTTCACTGACAGCGGCAGATCCAGTTGTCATTAAATTACAAAGCTGGCGGTTTCAACTCCATTAGATAATAGGTTAACACATCACAGTAACTGACATTTTCTATACCCCACAAGGCTAcctaaataaacaacaaaaaactTGGTTGAGCGTTGTTGGAATATCAAAAGGAATCTATAACCCGTATACccaaattgaaattataaaataccATGTTGCTGAATGCCAAAAAATCTAGTTCCTGGACACTGGCTCAAGGATCTAGAGCCTATACAAAAAATATATCTTTGTGGACTTAACGGACAACAGCATTTACAAATGGATACATGTACATGAAGGGAACAAGTTGTTAGCATCAAGAGTTACCTTTTCGCAAGTTGTTGGATCATGTCTCTGGCCTCACTTAGCTGATCCACATAGCAAACTTCTAAGGCTCGTAAGTTTGCCATGGGAGGCATTGGCATCTGCATTTCAGCCAGGTGTTCTCTTAACGAGTTGACTGCATTAGAATCCATCACTTCAGCAACCACAGTCTGCCAAGTGACAAAAACCTCATTCAACCAAGTCTTTCAACATAAACTAGAGAATATCTTTTACCCACGGCACTGAAGCCATGTAAATATATTATGTTAGACCAATAAACTCACCCAGGATGTATTGACGCATGCATTGAAGATTATGGATACCAGGACGTCAAAATCTTCATCCAAGCCAGTTAGTGCCCTTCCTGAACCGACAGTAACAGTGAAATCTTGATCAAAAGGATCAGAAGTTGATCTAGCGCTTTTCACAGTAATCCTGTCATGCTCCTCTACAATTCTTTGAAGATGATACATGGTAGAGGTCCTGGCAGTGTTCTGCAGCCTCAGCAATGTTGCCGCTCTTTCAGCATTAGCCCAGCAACACCAAGAAGATGACCCATCATCTACACGTGCAAGCAGGAAGATTATTAGTTAAATATATCTTAAGGAGGCACAAAATCAAGTAAAAAGAAATCCTACTAACAGGCATCTGGTCACTGCCAACCACTGATTTTGGCAGCTGATGCATAGAACTTAAAATATTCTTTTCACATTATTGAACAGTTAAGGAGAAGAGGAGGGAGCAGCAAGTAACTTAAGAGAACAATCATCCAAAAAACAGTTTTGGTTGAACAAAAACATGCTTTCAGATATATAGCTTAACTCATGCACTACATATCTATCCTGGCATTAGCAAACCTCATAACACGcaataatgaaatttaatagAAGCTAGTAAAACTTGAAATGCACACAATGGAGCCACAAGAAAGATTAAACTCTAGGAGAAAGAAACATGCTGCTCTTACCACCAAGTTTGATCTTTAGGAACCTCTAACATAAAGCTTAACCTAGTAAAGTTTGAAGTAGCAATGCTagctaaaataatatataacgtGAACAAAATAGCAATTAAGAAATTGTGTAGGCTATAGGAAGGCTAAAAAATATACAAATCCATCACATTCCATCAATAATCTCTTAAACAATGAGCAACTCACCCAATATAAAGCAAGCAAGTGGAATGTCAACACTATGAGGTCTGGTGTAAGTATTTGATTTTATGTTATCACATTTCCGGTTGCTCTTCTCTAGAACCAGGACATGAACAGCAACAACCTGTCAAAATGTTGAACAAATAGAGCGTTATGAGCATTGACTACCATATTTATGACCAATGACCAACAATAAGCTAAACAACTAGGAGGCAAATTTAACGGGCTTTAAAAGGAAACTTGAAACCTACTCTGCA
The genomic region above belongs to Gossypium hirsutum isolate 1008001.06 chromosome D05, Gossypium_hirsutum_v2.1, whole genome shotgun sequence and contains:
- the LOC107907340 gene encoding probable sugar phosphate/phosphate translocator At4g32390; its protein translation is MGAATDAPTTSASSTTTLSPSIIKKILLSYTYVAIWIFLSFTVIVYNKYILDQKLYNWPYPISLTLIHMGFCSSIAALLVRVFHVVDLPTSMSPRLYLSSVVPIGALYSLSLWLSNSAYIYLSVSFIQMLKALMPVAVYSIGVLFRKDSFKSSTMGNMLAISFGVAIAAYGEAKFDTWGVLLQLGAVAFEATRLVLIQILLTSKGISLNPITSLYYVAPCCFVFLLIPWITVELPILKENSTFHFDYFIFGTNSFCAFALNLAVFLLVGKTSALTMNVAGVVKDWLLIAFSWSVIKDTVTPVNLFGYGLAFWGVAYYNHSKLKALREKEAAERKDEEGDDEESGRLLDQREGDVTTRRNESEG